GAAGTGCGCATGGGCATGACATTTCTGTAGTCCCATTTGAACTGCAAAGTTCTGCCAATGAAATAGCTGTATTTTGTCGCCGGGAATTCAAATCCCTTGTATTTGTACTCCGGCTGCGTTCTCGCGCGATAGTGACTGTAAACGAACGCTGTACGCAAATTCATGTCATCATTCAGCTTGAAATCCATACCCAGATCGACTTCCGTCAAATTGTAGCGATAATTGAAAGTCGTCGTTACAGTATCTGTGGGCGTCAGCGCCCAATCATCTTCTTCGGAGTGATGACGCGTTTGGTGATACGCTTCCAGGAAAATCGTCGGTGTGAACATACGGTAGGTCACCACGCCGAATAAATCGTAATCCATCTGCCGATTGATGGCAAAGCCGCCGAAAATATTGTATTTGTCCAGAATATCCGCCGAGTAAAAATAGGTTCCTAATTTTGTGGTTCCGTAATCGACCATCACCCGCGGGAAAAATGTGATCTTGCCGTAAGTCAAATTGTACGGCTTGGCTTTCAAATCCGGCAATTTTGAATCATCGTAATGGAGCGCGGCCGCGGCAATTTTATCCTGCACTGCCTGCGGCAGCAAATCGCTGCGCGACGCCAACAGCACATTGTCGTCGTAAGCGAGATATTCGCTGTTTTTCTCTGAGACAGGTTCGGGATTTTCAATCAGAGCAATGTGATAGCCGCTGGCGTTGAAATGGCTGTAAAGCAAACGCCCTTGCGCGTCCACGGACGGCGTAAACGCGCCGCCGATGACATTCGTCCATTGCGTGATTTTTTTTGTTGCCAAATCAAGGGAATAAATATTGAAAATGCCGGTCCTGTCCCAGCTAAAATAGACACTCTTGCCGTCCGGCGAAAAAACCGGATCGCGCGCATCGTTGTCATCGGCAATGAGATCGAGATTTTCGCTGCCGTCCGCGGAAAGCACCTCCAACTTTCTGCCTTCGCCAGTGGAATAGTTGTAAATAATCATTTTTCCGTCGGGCGACCACTGCGGTTGAAAAATTTGCTCCCCATTTTCCAGCGCAAAAATTCTTTGTGTAGATTTTTTCTCCAAGTCGTAAACAACAATCTGATTATTGCCGTCTTTGGCAGTGACTAAAACGACGCGTTTGCCGTCAGGCGAAACCTGGGGATAGCGCACCCTCAGATCTTTGGTCAGCCGTTTCTCTTTCTTTTTCTTCAAATCATATTCGTACAAATCGCTGTAATGCGAACCATGTTTGTTGGGGCCGGCAATGCGCGCGTAGAAAAGTTTTTTTCCGTCCGGCGACCAACTGGGAATCGTGCTAATCCCAGATTTGATAAATTTTGTTTTGTTTTTTTCAAAATCGTGAATGAAAAGGCCGGAAATCGAAATGTAATCCGAACCGCGATTGGAAATGAAAGCGAATTTTTTTCCGTCCGGCGACCACACGGGAAACAAATTTGCCAGCCCTTTGTCTTCAACCGGCTTTCCCACGACCCGATGCGCCAGAATCGACTGCACGCGGAAGCGGTACATTTCCTGCAAATATTCTTTCCAATTTCGATACAGTTCTTTCTCGCTGATGCCGGTTACTTTTTTGATCGCACCGTTTATTGTCATGCGCCACGGTTTGTGCATTTCGTGGAAAAGATCGTGCAGTGCCTGATAACCGTACTGATTGACGATATATCTGACCAACGCGACACCGTGGTTGTAAAGTTTCTCGTTGCCGAGACTGGTTTTGCCAAACACGCCCATTTCGCTCAGTGTGAGCATTTTATTTTCCAGCACCGCCGTTCGTAAAATCATGTCACGATGCGTGTCCCAGTTGTCGTAATTGAGCGGCGGCACCTGAAATTGCGCCACGCCTTCCGCCAGCCAGTTGGGAATCACTGTCGTGGCAATCGGGTAAGAAACGATTTGATGCGGAAAGCCGTACAGCACGTAAGGATTTTTTTCCGGCTCATAACCCATGTACTGAAAATAGAGCGCCGGCACTTTGCGCGACAATTTCCGCGCCGCGCCCAGCGAAATCATGTGCACAAACTCATGCGTCACTACATTGCGCAGCCAGTTGTGGTTGCCGCGCAGAATAAAATCCATCGGCGAAGCCCAGACTTCCACTTTGTTGTCGTAATAAAAAGCGGCGCCGTTGGAATAATCATCGTGATCGCGAATAATGAAATGAATTTTTCCGTCCGGTTTGTAGTCGTACAGCGTCGTGATCGCCGGGTAAATGTCTTCGGCGATTTTTGCCACAACTCTCGCCGTTCGTTCAGCTCCCTGATGATAATGCACCTGAAAATGTGGCGTATCAATGGTGTACCAATTTAACTCGGGATGATTGTACTCCACCAATTGCGCTCGCAAACTCATTTGCAGCCCAAAGAAAAAAATTAAAAAGAAAAAAAGCGCTCGTTTCATCAAATATTCCAATAGTCTATTTCATCACTGCAATTTTAATGATGACCGTCTCAGATTTTTTGCTATTTTCCGCGTGCACGCGCGCCAAATAGACGCCGCTCTGCACGTTCGTCAGATCCCAAATCAGTTCGTTGCTGAGTCCGCCAATTCCGGTCGCGGATATTTCTTTTACCAATTCGCCAGCGGCATCGTAAATGCGAACCGACATCGTCGCGTCGTCTTCGAGATAATAGCGAATTGTAGTTTCTTTGCCATCTGCCGGATTGGGATAATTGTAAACTTTTCGTACCGGCATCAATTTTGTTCCACTGGACGGCGCCGGAGTTAAGCTTTTCGCGAAGACAGGGTTGTGAGAATTGTCTTTCAGAAAATCGCCCCAGAAAAGCAAATCACTGTCAAAATCGTAATTCAGATTCCAGACATAGCCGTAGCCGTCACCGGAACGCGCGATGAGATTAAATTTATTTCCATCGAGCGAATTGAGAGAAATCACTGCTGCGACGGTGTCGGAAACGGAAAGCGGAAAATCGCTCCGTTTCTCACCCGCAATTGAAAATGCCGTGATCACTC
This window of the Calditrichota bacterium genome carries:
- a CDS encoding biopolymer transporter Tol; translation: MKRALFFFLIFFFGLQMSLRAQLVEYNHPELNWYTIDTPHFQVHYHQGAERTARVVAKIAEDIYPAITTLYDYKPDGKIHFIIRDHDDYSNGAAFYYDNKVEVWASPMDFILRGNHNWLRNVVTHEFVHMISLGAARKLSRKVPALYFQYMGYEPEKNPYVLYGFPHQIVSYPIATTVIPNWLAEGVAQFQVPPLNYDNWDTHRDMILRTAVLENKMLTLSEMGVFGKTSLGNEKLYNHGVALVRYIVNQYGYQALHDLFHEMHKPWRMTINGAIKKVTGISEKELYRNWKEYLQEMYRFRVQSILAHRVVGKPVEDKGLANLFPVWSPDGKKFAFISNRGSDYISISGLFIHDFEKNKTKFIKSGISTIPSWSPDGKKLFYARIAGPNKHGSHYSDLYEYDLKKKKEKRLTKDLRVRYPQVSPDGKRVVLVTAKDGNNQIVVYDLEKKSTQRIFALENGEQIFQPQWSPDGKMIIYNYSTGEGRKLEVLSADGSENLDLIADDNDARDPVFSPDGKSVYFSWDRTGIFNIYSLDLATKKITQWTNVIGGAFTPSVDAQGRLLYSHFNASGYHIALIENPEPVSEKNSEYLAYDDNVLLASRSDLLPQAVQDKIAAAALHYDDSKLPDLKAKPYNLTYGKITFFPRVMVDYGTTKLGTYFYSADILDKYNIFGGFAINRQMDYDLFGVVTYRMFTPTIFLEAYHQTRHHSEEDDWALTPTDTVTTTFNYRYNLTEVDLGMDFKLNDDMNLRTAFVYSHYRARTQPEYKYKGFEFPATKYSYFIGRTLQFKWDYRNVMPMRTSEINPSKGRAVSVTFQQEFNKFINDFKLTKYGTWTEVYDNYNYSKIELDWKEYLTVWGKYNHALNLELIGGWIDRPVHEFFNFFAGGLIGLRGYPFYSIEGRKKIITRTAYRFPIFRHIDYSFFNLYFDKLYAGMFFDYGNAFNEDKINFSHWKKDVGVELRLDAFSFYNFPTRIFVNAAYGLDNYTKIEKFSNLRLDYGKEWRFYFGVLFGYLD